A genomic window from Candidatus Palauibacter australiensis includes:
- a CDS encoding amidase encodes MGELNRRRFLERMTALTATAVATPATLGAISSAASGVGTRFPGATGAGGRIAAERRGELNLPPVARPQPADPTELTLAEAARLLRDGDMGAVELVEAYVTRIGRWDPRYQAFNTVVSEAALEAARAADRTRGRAPLTGIPLAIKDNYFTAGVRTTANSFIFEDFVPDFDATSWARLRDAGAILLGKTQMGPLATTAASTPTGERTTVNAWAPHHDDVSPGGSSSGSATAVAARMAASSTGTQTGGSITNPSNAQALTGIKPTMGRVSLHGILPLTYTRDHPGPLARDAVDAALMLQIMAGPDPADPRSLGLPPVPDYLGAVSGDDAALTHPERGGAVRIGVLPGFLDEPEPPEDPGPDPDPDIDRIGSSFPRRERTQAAYRREVATAEARRRMLALLEEMGAEIVELDFPTHWEALTSFNFNNVRLPERSEIFLEHLRDDVRKFGVSLAPWINGLLLPAAEYVRGSRARLVLLEEILEEVFGRCDLVTQTVPFPFDMVGLPLIGFPIGFETGSTGYPRPIGGMFGAEPYAEHHLLAVIAAYQRATDWHLRRPADPGDLRPADGDGDGPRGGSDRRGGRTRSPGRYDLFDVMERGE; translated from the coding sequence GTGGGTGAGCTGAACCGGCGCCGGTTCCTCGAGCGGATGACGGCGCTGACCGCGACCGCCGTGGCGACCCCGGCGACCCTGGGTGCAATCTCCAGCGCGGCGTCCGGGGTCGGGACGCGCTTCCCCGGAGCGACCGGGGCGGGCGGCCGGATCGCGGCCGAACGCCGCGGCGAACTGAACCTTCCACCCGTGGCCCGTCCGCAACCTGCGGATCCGACCGAACTCACGCTCGCGGAGGCGGCGCGGCTCCTTCGCGACGGCGACATGGGCGCGGTCGAACTCGTCGAGGCGTATGTGACGCGCATCGGCCGGTGGGACCCCCGCTACCAGGCGTTCAACACGGTGGTTTCCGAGGCGGCGCTGGAGGCGGCCCGGGCCGCCGACCGGACGCGCGGGCGGGCGCCGCTGACGGGGATACCGCTCGCGATCAAGGACAACTACTTCACGGCCGGAGTCCGCACGACGGCCAACTCGTTCATCTTCGAGGACTTCGTGCCGGACTTCGACGCGACCTCGTGGGCCCGGCTCCGCGACGCGGGCGCGATCCTCCTCGGGAAGACCCAGATGGGACCCCTCGCGACGACGGCCGCGTCGACCCCCACGGGGGAGCGCACGACGGTGAACGCCTGGGCTCCGCACCATGACGATGTGAGCCCGGGCGGGTCCTCGAGCGGATCGGCGACGGCGGTCGCAGCGCGCATGGCCGCGTCGAGCACGGGGACGCAGACGGGGGGCTCGATCACGAACCCCTCGAACGCGCAGGCCCTGACGGGCATCAAGCCGACGATGGGCCGGGTCTCGCTGCACGGGATCCTCCCCCTCACCTATACGCGCGATCATCCCGGCCCCCTGGCCCGGGACGCGGTCGACGCCGCGCTGATGCTGCAGATCATGGCGGGGCCGGACCCCGCAGACCCCCGGTCCCTCGGCCTCCCGCCGGTTCCGGACTACCTGGGGGCGGTGAGCGGGGACGACGCGGCGCTCACGCATCCGGAGCGCGGGGGGGCGGTGCGGATCGGCGTCCTGCCGGGCTTTCTGGATGAGCCCGAGCCGCCGGAGGATCCCGGGCCCGACCCGGATCCCGACATCGACCGCATCGGGAGTTCGTTCCCGCGGCGCGAGCGGACGCAGGCGGCGTACCGCCGCGAAGTGGCGACGGCAGAGGCGCGGCGGCGCATGCTCGCGCTCCTCGAGGAGATGGGGGCGGAGATCGTCGAACTCGACTTCCCCACCCACTGGGAGGCGCTGACGAGCTTCAACTTCAACAACGTGCGGCTCCCGGAGCGCTCCGAGATCTTCCTCGAACACCTTCGCGATGACGTGAGGAAGTTCGGCGTCTCGCTCGCGCCGTGGATCAACGGGCTGCTACTTCCCGCGGCGGAATACGTGCGGGGCTCGCGGGCCCGGCTCGTCCTCCTGGAGGAGATCCTCGAAGAGGTGTTCGGCCGCTGCGACCTGGTGACGCAGACCGTGCCCTTCCCCTTCGACATGGTGGGGCTGCCGCTCATCGGCTTCCCGATCGGGTTCGAGACCGGGTCGACGGGATACCCGAGACCCATCGGGGGCATGTTCGGCGCGGAACCCTACGCGGAGCACCACCTGCTCGCCGTCATCGCGGCGTACCAGCGCGCGACGGACTGGCACCTGCGGCGCCCCGCGGACCCCGGAGACCTTCGGCCCGCAGACGGCGACGGGGATGGCCCGCGCGGCGGATCCGACCGCCGGGGCGGCCGGACCCGTTCACCGGGGCGCTACGATCTGTTCGACGTGATGGAGCGGGGCGAATAG